The Edaphobacter flagellatus sequence TGCCGGAACCTCCCGTATTCGCTGTCCAGATATTGGATCGGCCATCGAGCGCGATAGAGGTCGGCAGGGAGAGACCACCCAAGCCGGCTGCGGTTGGCCATCCACTCGCTATGGAGTAGCTGGTGGCGCTTCCGGTCAGAAATGGAATCACGCTGTTCGCGTTCGTGGATGAAGCGTACACACCATTCGCGTTGGCTGCAATGCCATAGCTGTCGGTAGGAACTGTGAACTGCGTCGTTGTATAGCCGTTCAAGTAGTTGGGAGACCCCGAGGATCCTGCAGTCACTTGCGAGATAAAGTTGCTGCCTGACGAAACCCAGATCGCCTGGCTGGAATCCACCATAATGTGAATCGGATAGGGACCGACCACCGAGGAAATCTGTACTGGCGTGGTGGCGGTTGTGGCGGAAGCGCCATGGGGAATCATATAAAGCGACGTACCGGTATCTGTTGTGAAATAGATATTGCTTATGGTGTCGCCGTTGCCATTACCACCATCGGCGAAGACAGCCAGTGGAGCAGCCGCTGTTGTGTAGGTCAATATGCTTTGATCAAATGGATTGTATCTAGAAATCGTATTTGCGCTACGCGAGGCGTACCATACATTGCCCGACGCATCCACGACTGCACCACCACGGGCACCTCCACCGAGGGAGACACAAGCATTTGGTACGCCGGAAGAAGAGATCATGGAAAGATTTCCCGTCGCGTCCTGCCCATTGGCAATCCAGATATTGCCATTAGCATCCACGTTGAGTTCCTCGGGCATGCTGATGAAGTTACCATTACCAGTGCCGCACGTACTGGTCGAACTATAGGTAACAGAAATGGTCCAGTCCGACGGCGCGGCAGCTAGAGTGGGCTGAAACGACGATCCAACAGCGGGTATCAGGTTATACAGATTTTGAAGATTTGTGGTGCTGCCATTGGTGGGGTTGGCAAGCATGTAATAAAGCGCCTGCAACACATCCGTAGCCTGAGGGAAAGCTGCCGTACGATAGGGGCGCGATGTCACACTTGTGTCGGGAGGCGTCGCGTTGGCGAATAGCGTTGTGCACGGCGTGGCGCTCGCTGATGCGTTGTTGACGCATGATGCGATGATGTTCGCCAATGCATTAATCTTTGCAGTCTGCGGGGTCACAGTCACACTTGCGGATCCAGCACTTCCCGTAATGACTTTAGAGGTAATCGCTGTACCGTTTGCAGGGTCGACAAGATTGGAAATTGTCGACAGAGCGTTGACAATGGCGCGCTTCGAGATACTGATACCATCAGCACCAAAACTCTCGGTGACCGGATTGAAATACTGCTGCAATGCAACCATACTTGCCACCGTTGTAGCTTCCGACAAACTAATGAAGCTTGATGCATTAATCTGGCTGCATGTAC is a genomic window containing:
- a CDS encoding NHL repeat-containing protein, translated to MASTAPTATPLTSGGQLSGSVHGGSQPVAFATVTLYYAGQSGMGSGDPSGGVNGAPIVAAVTSSADDGHGSFSFSKSATNGQTTSGNNFSCPVTGDPLVYVVAQGGNTINTHDPSVNNTAAVFLGVFGTCSQINASSFISLSEATTVASMVALQQYFNPVTESFGADGISISKRAIVNALSTISNLVDPANGTAITSKVITGSAGSASVTVTPQTAKINALANIIASCVNNASASATPCTTLFANATPPDTSVTSRPYRTAAFPQATDVLQALYYMLANPTNGSTTNLQNLYNLIPAVGSSFQPTLAAAPSDWTISVTYSSTSTCGTGNGNFISMPEELNVDANGNIWIANGQDATGNLSMISSSGVPNACVSLGGGARGGAVVDASGNVWYASRSANTISRYNPFDQSILTYTTAAAPLAVFADGGNGNGDTISNIYFTTDTGTSLYMIPHGASATTATTPVQISSVVGPYPIHIMVDSSQAIWVSSGSNFISQVTAGSSGSPNYLNGYTTTQFTVPTDSYGIAANANGVYASSTNANSVIPFLTGSATSYSIASGWPTAAGLGGLSLPTSIALDGRSNIWTANTGGSGSLTEISALGTPLFSNGLQLSSSYLSVGRSIVIDQSGNVWIANEGPSGSPANFITEVIGAAVPVYQPFALGLSNGRFQTLP